Part of the Actinomyces howellii genome, TCAGTCACCGGTCCAGTCACCGATCCAGCCACCGGCTCAGTCACCGGTCCAGCCACCGCATCAGTCACCGGTCCACGGTATCGCGCCGGGTCAGGACCACGGCGGCCACGACCGCGCCGATGAGCCAGGCGGACACGACGGCCAGGCCCTTGCCGGTCTCCCAGGCGCCGGTGGGCTCAGCCACCGCGAACTCCGCCGGCAGGAGGGCCTCACGCATGAGCTCGGCCGACCAGCGCACCGGGAGCACGGAGAAGGCGTTGACCATCCAGGCGGGAAGCTGGCTCAGGGGGAAGAAGATGCCGGAGACGAACTGGAGCATGACGACGATGGGGGTGACCACGCCGGCAGCCGCCCGGGACCCGGGCATGACCCGACCCAGGGCCAGCCCCAGGGCCGTGCAGGTGGCCACCATGAGCACGAGGACCACGGCCAGCAGCCCCCAGGAGCGCGCCTGCCTGGGCAGGTCGACGTCGAGGAACAGCCTGGCGATGAGCAGGAGCAGGGCCGCGTTGAGCAGCGCGAGGATCGTGTTCGACAGGCACTTGGCCACGACATGCGCCCACTGCGGTGCGGGCAGGACCGCCAGGCGCTTGAGGTAGCCGTTCTCCCGCTCTCCGGCCACCGTGATCGCCAGGTTCTGCAGGCAGGTCGTCATGACCCCGGTCGTGATCATGGCGGGCAGGAGGTACTCGGCGTAGGAGATCTCGCCGATGAGGTCGCCGGGGAAGACCGCGTTGAAGATGACGAGCATGAACAGCGGGTAGAGGAACTGCATGGCGAATCCGGCGGGCTCACGCACGAAGGACAGCAGGCTCGTCCAGGTCAGGGTCGCCACGGCGACGGGCGGCGGGCCGGGGCGCCGGCGCTCGCGGGAGGCGGGGGCACGCCCGGTGGCGGGGGCGGGCTCGACGGTCGCGGTGGCGGTGGCGGTCATGGGTGCTTCTCTTCTCTTCAGTGGCGGGTCTGGTCTCGATGGCGGGGCGGTCATCGGGGCGGGTGGTGCGTTCCGGTCAGGCCGCGTGCCTGGCGACGAGCTCGAGGTAGTGGTCCTCCAGGGAGGGGGCGTGGATCTCGATGCCGGGGACCTCGCCGTCGGGTCCTGCCAGGCGCTCGGTCAGGCGGCGCACGACGGCGGTGGGTGTGGCCGTGCGCTCGGAGTGCTGGACGCCGTCCTCCATCCAGGTGACGGTCCGCAGCTGCCCGACGCTCGAGGCCAGCTCGGCGGGGGTACCGCGCTCGACGACGTGCCCGCCCAGGACGATCGCGACGTCGTCGGCCAGGTGGGCGGCCTCGTCGAGGTAGTGGGTGGTCAGGAGCACCGTCGTGCCGTCGTCGCGCAGGTCCTCGACCAGGCCCCAGAAGGAGCGGCGCGCCTCGGGGTCGAAACCGGTGGTCGGCTCGTCGAGGAAGAGCAGCTCGGGGCGGCCGACGATGGCCAGGGCGACGTCGAGGCGGCGGCGCCGCCCTCCGGAGAGCCTCGCGGCACGGGTGCGGGCGTCGTCGGCCAGGCCGACCCGCTCGATGGTCTGCGCGACGTCGGCCGGGCTGGAGTGGAAGCGGGCGACATGCGTCACGGCCTCGCGAACGCTTAGGTCGCCCAGGTCGGTGGCGGACTGGGAGACCACCCCGATCCGCGCCCTCCAGTCCCGCGTGGCCCGCTCAGGGTCCTCGCCCAGGACACGGAGGGTGCCCGAGGCGCGGCGGCGCAGGCCCTGAAGGATCTCCACGGTCGTCGTCTTGCCCGCCCCGTTGGGGCCCAGGAGCGCCAGGACGGTGCCGGTGGCGACAGTGAGGTCGAGGCCGCGCAGCACCTCCTTGTCGCCGTAGGACTTGGTCAGGGCTCGGATCTCGATCGCGTGGTCGGTGCTCATGGCGGCAGTCTTCACCGACCGGACCCGGCCCGGAAACGACCGCCCGGGCCACACGGGTGTCCACCGGTCGGTGGACGGCACCCGCCCGCCTGCGACGCAGCGCCCGCACCACCCCGGCGAACACGTCACGTCACGCCCGACTGCCCTGCTTCGACCAGCGTTCTCAGGCCTAACGTGACGTGTTCGGCCTTCCGGGGCGTCCCGGAGCCCGGCACCGAGACGGACCACAGCCCATGACAGAACTCACTCGGATCACTCGGATCACTCGGAGGACAGCTCCCCCGGCGTGACACGGGGCAGCGTCCGCGCAGCCAGCCAGGCGGAGGCCCCGCTCAGTGCACCGCAGCCCACGGCGACGAGGACCGTTCCCACGGCCTTAGCCGGCAGGTCGATGGCGCTGAGCCCGACTCCGCTGAGCAGGACCACGAGCAGGGGCTCGGCTGCGACCCGTGCGAGCAGCCCACCGAGCAGTGCGGCCACGGTGGCGGTCAGCGCAAACCCCGAAGCCGTGGTTGTGCGCAGCTGCCCACGTCCGTAACCGAGGGCGGCCATGATCGCGTAGGTACGCCGGTCGGCGGCGATCGCCGACATCGCGAGAAGCAGCGTGACCACCGATGCCAGGAGGACACCGATCGTGGTCACCAGGGCGACCACTCCCCGCAGAGCCAGCTGGACCATCGACACCACGGAGGAGACCTGGGCGCGCCCAGCCGTGGCAGAGATGCCGGGTTGCTCATTGAGGGAGTCGACCAGCTCCGCGACCTGCGTCTCGTCCGGAGGGGACTCGAAGGCGACGTAGTAGTAGGGGCTGGGCTCGCTGGGGACGAGACGCTGGAAGGCGTCCTCGCCCAGCCACATCGTCAACCCCGCCTGGTTGACCGTGTCGTACAGGCCGACGACCTCGTAGGACGTGGCGCCGTTGCGCCCCGTGTCGATCTCGACCTCATCGCCGAAGGCCGCGTCGATGGAAGAGGCCAGCCCGGAGGCGAGCAGGATCTCCCGGTCGTTGGCCGGGAGCCTCCCCTCAGCGATCCGCAACGAGGCGGGGAAGTCGTCGGAGACTGTCGCCACGACTGTCCGACCGCCGATCCTCACGTTCGCCGCGCGGTGCGCAGCGACGTAGGTCGGGTTGTCCAGCCCCACGTCGGCCACGGCACTGCTCAGAGCCGCGTCGAAGACCTCACCTGGACGGTCGGTCTGAGTGACGACGGTCGCCGTGACGTCATAGGCGTCGAGCCCCAGCAGCTCGATGACCCGATCCCGCGTCGCGAAGGCCGATCCCAAGGGCACGAGCGCGCCCATGAGGAAGGAGAAGACCAGCGCTGTCACGCCTAGGCTCAGGTAGCGTCCCGGCGCCCGGAGCACGTCCTTGAGCGTGAGCGCGATCCTGGTCGGAGCAGCGACGAGCGAACCGAGGGACGGCCCTGGCCACCGGCGCCCCTCGACCCGCATCTGACTGTCGAGTGCCGCGCGAGGGTTGAGCCTGGTCAGCACCCGTGTCGAGAACACCGCCGTCACACAGACCAGTCCGACAACGACCGCGACCGAACCGAGCAGCGGCCAGGGCACGAGCACCGGCATGGAGCTGAGGCCGTTCGTTGCCAGGTAGACACGGCCCAGCGCCGGGATCGTCCACACGGAGATCATGGCGACCAGGAGAGCACCGAGCGTGCTCAGCGCAACCAGGCGCGTCCCCAGCCGCATCCGGATCTGGCCGGTGCTCATGCCCAGGACCTTGAGAACTCCGGAGTTCCGCCACTCCCGGCGCAGAAGGACCGAGCTGACGTGCCGTAGGACGAAGACAAGGATCAGGCCAAGAGCCACCGCGGTGACCAGGAGCACCGCACTGACGATGCCGGGAATGATCGCGTAGGTGCGCATGATGAAGGAGCTGTCGTAGGCGAACTCCGCATCCCCCACCCAGTCGAGATCACCCAGCACGTCCTCGGCACTGGGCTGGTCGGCTCCGTCCTCAACGGTGAAGGTCACCAGGGTCACGAGGGCGAGCTGGCCGGACGAGGCCTGCGTGTCGGCGAGCAGAGCGTCGAAGGCATCCGAGTTGAGGACGGCCCGCTTGTAACCCATCATGGGAGAGCCGAACACCGGGTCATCAAAGGTCCCGACCAGCCTCAGCGTGAGCTCCTCGACACCGGAGTCGACAGTAAACTCATCGCCGGTCGACAAGCCGAGGGCTGAGGCCGCGCTGTTGGGCAGGATGACATCGCGATCAGAGACGAGCGCATCACTGTCGAGAGACGTTCCCGGTTCAAGATCGTCGACAGAGGTCAGGTTGAGGGTCGCCTCCTCGTCATGCGCCGAGGCCGTCACCGCGATGCTCACGCTCGTGTCCACCCCATCGACCCCGGGTGTCGCAGCCAGGTCCGCCACCTCGTCGTCCAGTTCCTGAGAACCGGTGAAGCGGATGTATGCGTCGGAAGACTGAGCCCGGTCATACAGAGCCCTCTGACTGTCGTTGTTGGTGAGCATCCCCCCAACCGTTGTGGCCAGCAGCGCAGTGATGAGCATCGAGACGAGGACGATGACGATGCTGAACACCCGGTCCCGTCGCAGGTCCCGGAGAGCGAGGAGCTGCGAGGCCCGCAGCGGCCGCCTCACCATCCCATCTCCTGCAGCCATCGCGCCACCTTGGCCTCGCGGTCGGCCAACGGCACGTCACGCGCACCGGCGTCGAGCTGAGCCACGATCCGGCCATCTCGCAGGTAGATGACTCGGTCGCCGCGAGCCGCCGCGCGGGGGTCATGAGTGACCATGACCGTCGTCTGCCCCTCAGCATTGGCCTGCTCGAGCAGGTCGAGAACGGTGCGACCGGCAGAGGAGTGCAGAGCCCCGGTCGGCTCGTCCGCGAAGAGGACGACTGGGTCGGTCAGCAGTGCCCGCGCGATCGCCGCACGCTGTTGCTCACCTCCCGATGCCTGACTGGGCGGTCTGCCCATCGCATCGGCCAGCCCCACCTTCGCCAGCAGCTCGTCCGCGCGGCGCAGAGCCCGTCGACGATCCGAGACCCGCCGGGAGTTCAGTCCCGGAAGAGCGACGTTCTCGCGCAGGGACAGGTGCGGGAGAAGATTGATCTGCTGGAAGACGAACCCGACTCGACGCCTGACGGCCGTCAGGGAGCGTTCGCCGAGCCCGTCGATCCTCGTTCCATCGAGCACGACACGACCCGAGGTCGGCTGGTCCACCCCGCTCAGGCAGTACAGGAAGGTCGACTTTCCCGCTCCCGAGCTCCCCATGATCGTCACGAACTCGCCACGTTCCACGACCAGATCCACGCCGTCGAGGACCGTTGCCTCCCGGCTTCCGTACCGCTTGACGACGCTACTCGCCTCAATCACTGCCCCCACTGCGTCACCACCTCATTTTCTTCCTGAGACCGTTATTCGATACTCGAGACGGCCGGTGGCCACTCGGTGTCAACCGAGCCGCATCGGGGCGGTGGACGACGTGACGACCACGTCCTGCTCCCGGACGTCTCTTATCTTCGTTCGTCGGGGTTCTGAGGATCCCGCCACCTGCCCCGCGGCACCGCGAGGGCGCTGACGAGCGTCTCCCCGCTGCACGCCCACACCCCGCCGTAGCGGGAGCCGCCGGCCCCGCCGGCTTCCAGGCTCACCACGAAGGTCCCGTCCGGGTCGATCACGACCTCGGCCTCCTCGAAGCCGAGCCACACGCCCTCCAGTGGGAACCACGCCTTGTACACGCTCTCCTTGATGGAGAACAGGAGACGGTCGAAGCACACCTGCGGATGCTGCGCGAAGAGCCGGGCGCACCGGCGGGACTCCTCGGGCGAGGCCACCTGCCTCTCGACGCCGTCGGGCAGCGGGGCGTTGGGCTCGGCGTCGATGCCGATCGCGTCGAGAGCCTCCGCCGGGGCCACCGCCGCGGCCCGGTAGCCGGCGCAGTGGGTCATCGAGCCGACCACGCCACGGGGCCAGACGGGCTCGCCGTGCCGGCCCGGCACCTGGACCGGGCGCTCATGTCCCAGGGCGCGCAGCGCCCAGCTCGCGCAGCCGCGCACCGTCGTGAACTCGGCACGCCGCTTGTCCACGGCCCGGGCGATGTAGTCGCGCTCCTCCGGGTGCAGGCAGACGCTCAGCTCGGTGCGGGTCTCGACCACGACCACCGGTTCCAGCACGATCGCACTCAGCAGCCGCGGCGTCGTATCTGCGCCCATCAGGCCTCCAACAGGATCGTGACCGGACCGTCGGCCTCCATGTCGATCATCATGTGGGCGCCGAAGCTGCCCGTGGCTACCTCCAGGCCGCGCTCGCGCAGCCCGGCGGCGACCGCCTCGACCAGGGGCTCGGCCACCGGGCCGGGCGCCGCCGCGTTCCACGAGGGGCGCCTGCCCTTGCGCACGTCGGCGTAGAGGGTGAACTGGGAGACGACGAGAACGGGGGCGCCCAGGTCAGTCACCGAGCGCTCGGACCCACGCCCCGACCCGCCGGCCTCGGCGTCCTCCCCGGGCTCGAAGAGCCTCAGCTCGGCGATCTTGCGGGTGATCGTGGCGACCTCGGCCGGACCGTCGTCGTGCGTGGCGCCGACGAGGGCGAGCAGGCCGGGCCGGGTGATCTCGCCGACGACGACGGGCCCGTCGGCCCCCTCGACACGGACCGCGGCGCGGCGCACCCGTTGCAGGACGGCGCGCATCAGTGCCAGCCCGTGCCCGGACCGCCGCGCCCGGGCTTGCGGATCCTCGAGCGCACCGTGACCGGCTTGAACATCTTGAGTGCGGGGCGCACGTCGGCCAGGTAGACGCAGCTGGCCACGACAGCCAGCAGCCCGAACATTGAGGCCGCCCCCATGAGGACGATGACCGCGGCGGCCCCACCGGTGACGGCCAGCCAGAAGCCCTTCGTGCGCTTGCCCGCGGCGACGAAGTGCTCCGCGGGACGCAGGAAGGCGTCGATGAACGCCCACAGCCCCAGGACGATGGCGATGACGTGCATGGCGGTCCCGATCCACTGGACAGCCAGAACGACGTACACGGCGATGGTCTCCATGATGGTCACCTCTCCACCCTATCGGTCGTGTCACTCCCCCGACACCGCGAGATCGGGACTAATGACACCTCGAGATCGGGGGAAGTGGCACCGCGAGATCGGGACTTATGGCACCTCGAGATCGCCGCATCTGGCACAGTTCTGGCGCAGCGTGCCAGGTGCCCCGCTCGGCGTCGAACACGGGGGCCTCCCGCATCGCCGATGCACGACCCGGCCTCGACCCGACAGGGCGGGTGCGGTGCGAGCGGTGGGCCCGGTCGACGGCGTTGCCAGCACGGGTTGACGGGCCGGCGCCCCGGCGTGACGGTCAGCCGGGGGCCTCCGCAGCGGGCGGCCCACACCCCCACCAGGGTGTGATGCACAGAACAGACATGTGATGGCCGGGGGTCGGCGGGGAGAAACCGCGGAATCCCGCGGATCCCCCCGGCCAGCCCCCATCGCGGGGACGGCCGTGGAGGCCTGAGATGTGCAACGACCCCCTCGACGCACACAGACACCCGCTCCGCCTGCTACAAGACGATCATTATTCCGCTCAATCACGGGCGTCGGCCTGGGCCGCGAGGGTAGTTGATGTGTGCACCACCTCGCCGCCCCCACCAGCACACCCACCCACGGAGGTCGAGGCCGGGCCCCCGGTCCAGCCGACACCGACCAGCCCGGCCCCGGCATGCCCCCGGACCGGCCAAGGCCGGCCAACCCGGCCCCGGTCCGGCTCCGGTCTGGCCAACGCCGACCAGCCCGGTCCCGACCCGGCCCAGTGCCGAACACCACGGCTGACAGGGCACACACCCCGTCCCCGCACACCCCGACCACCCTCGACCGGTCATGTAACTCCCGACCGGTCATGTAACTCTCGACCGGGCTTTCGCTGTCACATAGACGGTCGACAGTCACATGACCGGTCGATGAAGAGACGGGCCGGACGCCCCGGCGGGGGCTCGGCGAGAAGACCAGCCCGATGTACCACTTCCCCCGAACTCGAGGTGCCACTTCCCCCGAACTCGAGGTGTCACTTCCCCCGAACTCGAGGTGTCACTTCCCCCGAACTCGAGGTGTCACTTCCCCCGATCTCGGGGTGTCATAAGTCCCGATCTCGAGGGGAAGGGAGACCGGCCGCGCTCAGCGCAGCAGACCGGGGCGCAGCCCGGCTCCCGGGCGCTGGGCAGGGCTTGCCTGGGCGCGGCCCTCGGGGGAGACGAGGAGCTCCTGGACGGCGTCGACCCGGTCAGCAGACGGTTCCCCGGTCGAGCCGGCCAGGACCGCGCCGAGGCCCGCAGCGCCACCAGGGCCGCCGAGGCTCGCCACGCCACCGGGGCCGGCGAAGCCGCCAAGGCCAGCGGCGCCACCGGGACCACCGGCCTGGGGCCCGTCGTCGACATCGACCACCTCAACGGTCAGCGCCTCCTCGGGCGGCACAGCTCGTCGCAGCAGGGCCAGGGCGAGGGGCCCGTAGTCGTGGTGGCGCACCGCCGAGGTGACAGCGCCCACCACCGCCTCGCCCATCCGCACCGCCGCCCCCGGCACGGGGGTGCGCCCAGTCAGACCGTCGAGCTGGAGCACCGTGAGCCGACGCGGGGGGCGTCCCAGGTTGAGGGTCCGCGCGACCGTCTCCTGACCCGGGTAGCAGCCCTTGGTGAGGTGGACGGCTGTGCGCAGCCAGTCGAGCTCGTGGGGGATGGCCCTCTCGTCGACCTCGCGGGCCCAACGCGGCCGGCCGGCCTCGACCCGCAGGGCCTCCCAGGCCAGCGAGCCGGCCGCCTCAGCTCGCGCGGAGACCTGCGTACCGGTGCCAAAGGCCTCGACGACCTCGGTCACCACCGCTGCAGGCACGAGCACCCAGCCGGCGTCGTAGGAGGAGCCCGGGTGGGGGCGGGTCAGGCCGACGTCGTAGCTCGTCCCACCCTCGACCACACCCGGCCACGGGTCGCGCCAGGTGCCCAGCAGCGCGTGCGAGGCCCCCACCTGCACCTGGCGGGCCGCCTCCTCCACTCCCGCGACGCCCGGTCCCATCGCCCCCAGGACCGCCACGTCCTCCCGGGAGCGGACCTCGACGCGCAACATGAAGCGCATCGAGTCGAGAAACTCCGCCAGACCCGGGCCCCGGCCGGCCTCGGTGACGAGCAAGAGGCGCTCGCCGTCGTCGAGGGCTGCCAGGGCGTGGGTGATGCGCCCTCGGGAGTCAAGCAGGAGGGTCTCGGCGCCGCCGTCGTCAGGGGCCAGGGAGGTGAGCACCTGGCTGGACAGGGTCGTCATCCAGCTGAGCCGGTCGGGTCCCGTCACCTCGACGACGTCGCGGGCCAGGGCACTCACCGCGCGACCGGACTCCAGGAGGACCTGCTCGCGCAGGGGGTCGCCGAAGTGGGCCGGGACGAGGGCGTCGGGGTCGTCGGGCGGGTTGTCGACGGCGCCCGGCCGAGCGTGCAGCGGTGAGCGCTTCATCGCAGCTCGTCAGGGTCGGTGGCGGGCGGCGCGTCGGCCAGACCCGTGGCAGGCGGCGCGTCGGCCGAGTGGGTGGCGGGCGGCGCGTCGGCCGGACCGGTAGGGCTGGTAGGGCCGGCCGGACCGGTCGAATGAGGCTGACCGGTCGGGCCCGCTGCGCGGCCCGCAGGACCTGTGCCGGCCCGCCCGGCGTCGTCGCCCGCTTCGTCGCCGGTCTCGCGGCCGGTGCCGGCCCCGGTCTCGCGACCGGTGTCCTCCTCGGTGTCGTCCTCGATGCGGCCCAGGCGCCCCGAGGCGTAGGTGCGCAGGTCCTCGGCCCCGAAGGCGGCCATGTCCTGGGTCCACATGAGGTCCCCGCCGACGAGCCCCACCATGCGGCTCATCTCGGTGACCTCCGCCGCGGTTCGCGTTCGACCCACGGCCTGAGTGGTCAGCTGGGCGCGCGGCCCCTGGATCCAGCCCTCCCACACCGCGACGTGGCCCGCGGGGTCGGTCGAGACGAGCTCGAGGGAGGTCACAGGGGTCGGCGGGGGCCCACCGACGCCGTCGGCCTCGGGCACCTCCTGGCCGACAGGGCGCCAGTAGGAGGTCTCAGTCGACCACACCTGGGCGGGCGTGAGGCGGGCGGCGCCCTCACGGCCCGGGGTCTCGAAGTCGAGGTCCTCCGAGCGCGTGGAGTCCACCGTCCAGATGGTCGTCACCTGTCGCAGGTACGGGCCGCCGTCGTGGTCGAAGACCATCTCCTGGACCACGGCCTGCTCGGGCACGGTCTCGCCGTAGGTGAGGATGCCGTAGCCGCGCCACCGGCCCACGAGCCACGCCAGGGGGTAGATCTCGGGGGCGAGGTCGTCGGGGAGTGTGAAAGCCATGCCCGCAGGTTACGTGCCCCGACACCGGAGCGGAAAAGCGCGTGGCGGGCGGCGGCCGAGGCCGGGTACCCGCCCCTGGCGTCATGACGAAATGAGACACCCGAGGCCATCCCCAGGATCTCGACGACGACGGACCCGGAAGGGGACGTCGGGCCGGAGAGCGCCAGTCGGCGCGAATGCCGCTCGTGGCGGCTTGAGGTGGAGCCCGGGGCCCGTCACGGCCCGACGTCGGACCCAGGGTACCCCCTGACGGCGGGGCCTCGCCGCGCAGCCAGCACCCGGGCTCAGGACCGGGCCGAACCCGGGCTCAGGACCCGGCCGGGACCCGGGCCGGACCCGGCCGGGACCCGGGCTCAGAACCGGGCCGAACCCAGGCCGGGACCCGGGCTCAGGACCAGACCGGACCCGGGCCGGACCCGGCCTCAGGGCTCGGTCGGGGCCTCGAGGCGGTAGCCGACGTTGCGCACGGTGCCGATGAGGTAGTCGTGCTCGGTGCCGAGCTTGGCGCGCAGACGTCGGATGTGGACGTCGACCGTGCGCGAGCCGCCGATGTAGTTCTCCCCCCAGACCTCGTCGAGCAGGGCGTCACGGGTCAGGACCCGCCCGGGGTTGAGGGCCAGGTACTTGAGCAGCTCGAACTCCTTGTAGGTGAGGTCGATGAGCGTGCCCCGGATGCGGGCGGTGTAGGCGGTCGTGTCGATGACGAGCTCTCCGACCTCGATCCGGTCGTCGTTGACCGGCTCGAGCACCGTCGTGCGGGTGCGCAGGAGGCGCAGGCGGGCGGCGAGCTCGGCCGGGCTGGCCCCGGACATGACGAAGTCCGCGGCCCCCCAGTCGGGCTGGACCACCGCCGCCCCACCCTCCTCGAGCACGACGAGGATCGGACCGCAGTCCATGGGACCCGACAGGAGCTGGCACAGGGCGCGGGCGCGCATGAGGTCGCCGCGGGCGTCGACCATGACGACGTCCGCGCGGTCGATCGCGGCGTAGGACGAGGGCGTGGGTGTGAGGCACTCGACGTGAGAGTCGAGGAAGCAGGCCGACGGAAGCGCGGTGGCCACGTCGGTCTCGTGGGTGAACATGATGATGTGCACGCCTCGTTCTCTCCTTCCGCACTGGGCGGGGCTCCGGGTGACAGTGAACCACATCGTGTCGTTACAGGTATGGGACGATGCCCCTGTGAGCACCCAGGACACCACCTCCTCGACGCCCGCCGATCCTCGGTCAGGCGCCGCTCCCCGTCCAGGCAGCCACGGGACCCGCCTGGGAGGCAATGAGCCCACGGAGATGGGGCTGGTCGACCCGGCGTGGACGCGCCTGGCCGTGGCGGGCGTCGTCCCCCTACTCCTGGCGGTGTCGGCCGCGCTGCCCTCGTGGACTCGGCTGCTCGTCGTCGTCCTGCTCATCCCGCTGGTCGCCCAGGGCTGGCCGGCCCTCGTGCGCTCCCAGCACGACCAGGGCTCGACGGCCGTCGTCGCCCTGACCGGTCTGATCTCCGCGGTGGCGGTCTCCCTGCGAGAGGACTTCGGCAGCGCGGGGGTGGTCATGGCCTTCAGCGTCCTGGCGGCCTTCGTCGCTCAGATGCTGCGCCGCGACGGACGGGAGGGGCTCGTCGAGGACCTGTCGGCCACCGTGACCGGCTGCCTCATCGTGGTCTCGGGCGCCGGCTGGTGCGCCCTGGAGCGGGGGCTGGCCGACCCCGCCGTGGCCGTGCCCTGCGCGCTGGCGCTGTTCACCGGGGCTCTGCTCACGGTCCTCGAGGTGCGCGCCACGGTCCTGGAGGCCCTGACCATGACGGTACCGGCCCTCGTGGCGGGCGTCGCCGGCGGTGCCCTGGCCGCCGTCGGGTTCTTCGGGCCTAGCCACGTCGGACCGGTGGCCTCCCTGCAGTCGGCCGCGGCGTGCCTCGTCGTCGGATTCGTGGCCGGCGTGCTCATGGCGGCCGCGAACCGCGTGCTGTGGACGCACCGCTGGGTTCCCGGTGGGCGCGCGGCGGTCGCCAGCGCGATCGTCCCGATCCTGGCGCTGGGCGCTCCGGTCTACGCCATCGCCCGGCTCATGGGCGCCTTCGTCGCCGGCTGACCCCTTCCCCCCCCCGCCCTCACCCCCTCCCCTTCTCGCGCCCCTTCCCGCGAGATCGGGACAAATGACACCGTGAGATCGCCGCATCTGGCACGGTTATCCACAGGTGTCGACGATACGGTGGTGTCCGAGGCTCCTGTGCGCGCAGGCTTCAGGCATGTGCCCTGCATCTCATCACCCCAGCCCCGCGAACCACGCACCGCCCCCTGCTGTCGGCATCGACGACGCCACCGGCCCGGTCCCCGACGACGCCACCGGGCCGAGCCCCAGCGGCACCACCCGCCCGAGCCCCGACGACGCCACCGGCCCGGTCCCCGACGACGCCACCGGGCCGAGCCCCAGCGGCACCACCCGCCCGAGCCCCGACAACGCCACCGGCCCGGCCC contains:
- a CDS encoding tellurium resistance protein TerC; translated protein: MCTPRSLLPHWAGLRVTVNHIVSLQVWDDAPVSTQDTTSSTPADPRSGAAPRPGSHGTRLGGNEPTEMGLVDPAWTRLAVAGVVPLLLAVSAALPSWTRLLVVVLLIPLVAQGWPALVRSQHDQGSTAVVALTGLISAVAVSLREDFGSAGVVMAFSVLAAFVAQMLRRDGREGLVEDLSATVTGCLIVVSGAGWCALERGLADPAVAVPCALALFTGALLTVLEVRATVLEALTMTVPALVAGVAGGALAAVGFFGPSHVGPVASLQSAAACLVVGFVAGVLMAAANRVLWTHRWVPGGRAAVASAIVPILALGAPVYAIARLMGAFVAG